A window from Thermoanaerobaculales bacterium encodes these proteins:
- the ftcD gene encoding glutamate formimidoyltransferase — protein sequence MRIVECVPNISEGRRKDVYDAIAEAAAAVPGVRLLDVDPGQETNRTVITFVGDPEAVLEGAFQLVSASYELIDMRDHHGAHARMGATDVVPFVPVSGVSMEDCIELAHRLGRRIGGELRVPVYLYEHAATRPERSSLAAIRKGEYEALPKKLQDPEFAPDYGPAEFVPKFGATVIGARKFLVAYNVNLNATDKRWANRVAFDVREKGRTVVGADGRKVEQPGMLKAVRGVGWYIPEYGCAQVSLNLIDLDTTPLHAAFDACEDSARARGIRVTGSELVGLVPKRSMVDAGRHYLRRMERSPGAPISDLVQVAIRTLGLNDVAPFVAEEKIIEDILAPARPLASMTVQGFADETSRDSPAPGGGSVAALAGALAAALAAMVANLAHPKPAFAAVREELELLAVRGQELKQQLLDAIDEDTWAFQRLMEASASGDAEAGRSATLHAAEVPLAVAEACAEIAALCVRAIEIGMPASASDAGVGAAMARAAAVGAGMNVAINLQDMAGDAVAAELRRRAEEAVRRTAATADEAERRVWQRIGQGAGREVKDS from the coding sequence ATGCGAATCGTGGAGTGTGTGCCGAACATCTCGGAGGGTCGCCGGAAGGACGTGTACGACGCGATCGCCGAGGCCGCGGCCGCGGTGCCGGGAGTGCGCCTGCTCGACGTCGATCCCGGCCAGGAGACCAACCGGACCGTCATCACCTTCGTCGGCGATCCCGAGGCGGTGCTCGAGGGCGCCTTCCAGCTGGTCAGCGCGTCCTACGAGCTGATCGACATGCGCGACCACCACGGGGCCCACGCGCGGATGGGCGCGACCGACGTGGTGCCGTTCGTCCCGGTGTCCGGGGTCAGCATGGAGGACTGCATCGAGCTCGCGCACCGGCTCGGGCGGCGGATCGGCGGTGAGCTCCGCGTGCCGGTGTACCTCTACGAGCACGCGGCGACGCGCCCCGAGCGCAGCTCCCTGGCCGCGATCCGCAAGGGCGAGTACGAGGCCCTGCCGAAGAAGCTCCAGGATCCCGAGTTTGCGCCCGACTACGGTCCCGCCGAGTTCGTCCCGAAGTTCGGGGCCACGGTGATCGGGGCGCGCAAGTTCCTGGTCGCCTACAACGTCAACCTCAACGCCACCGACAAGCGGTGGGCCAACCGGGTCGCCTTCGACGTCCGCGAGAAGGGCCGCACGGTGGTCGGCGCCGACGGCCGGAAGGTCGAGCAGCCGGGCATGCTCAAGGCGGTCCGGGGGGTCGGCTGGTACATCCCGGAGTACGGCTGCGCCCAGGTGTCGCTGAACCTGATCGACCTCGACACGACTCCGCTTCACGCCGCCTTCGACGCATGCGAGGACAGCGCCCGTGCCCGTGGCATCCGGGTGACCGGGTCCGAGCTCGTCGGCCTGGTGCCCAAGCGGTCGATGGTCGACGCGGGGCGGCACTACCTGCGGCGGATGGAGCGCTCGCCGGGCGCCCCGATCTCGGATCTCGTGCAGGTCGCGATCCGAACCCTCGGGCTCAACGACGTTGCGCCCTTCGTCGCCGAGGAGAAGATCATCGAGGACATCCTCGCGCCGGCGCGTCCGCTGGCCTCGATGACCGTGCAGGGCTTTGCGGACGAGACCTCGCGCGACTCGCCGGCGCCGGGGGGCGGGTCGGTCGCGGCCCTGGCCGGGGCGCTGGCCGCTGCGCTCGCCGCCATGGTCGCCAACCTCGCGCATCCGAAGCCGGCCTTCGCGGCGGTGCGTGAGGAGCTGGAGCTCCTGGCGGTGCGCGGACAGGAGCTCAAGCAGCAGCTGCTCGACGCCATCGACGAGGACACCTGGGCCTTCCAGCGGCTGATGGAGGCCTCGGCATCGGGCGACGCCGAGGCGGGGCGCTCCGCCACCCTGCACGCGGCCGAGGTGCCGCTGGCGGTGGCCGAGGCCTGCGCCGAGATTGCGGCTCTGTGCGTCCGTGCGATCGAGATCGGCATGCCGGCGTCGGCCTCGGACGCCGGGGTGGGAGCGGCGATGGCGCGCGCGGCGGCCGTCGGCGCGGGGATGAACGTCGCCATCAACCTGCAGGACATGGCGGGTGATGCCGTCGCCGCCGAGCTGCGCCGTCGCGCGGAGGAGGCCGTCCGCCGGACCGCCGCGACCGCCGACGAGGCCGAGCGCCGGGTGTGGCAGCGGATCGGCCAAGGTGCCGGGCGCGAGGTCAAGGACTCGTAA
- a CDS encoding M23 family metallopeptidase produces the protein MARRLNTVIVVPHSQAKFFKFSFSTRALILTAIGCALAVLVSVLAVSVTGGAVTRRSEVRLLRSQNRELAAVNERLAQTIAEVQGRLDEFEEQAAELALAAGMETPFEGPGHQAVPADRFGAGGGYDRVPETPEVLRIQGDWIASQLEEVEKALAHREQVWSATPSIAPVMGLMTDGYGGRRDPVNGRHAFHRGLDISARRGTPVIAPADGVVVFTGRDGDLGRTIRIAHGLGYVTVYGHLDSISVDPGEEVRRGDTIGAVGSTGRSTGPHLHYEVHESGEAVNPLYYILDAF, from the coding sequence ATGGCCCGACGGCTGAACACGGTGATCGTCGTCCCCCACAGCCAAGCCAAGTTCTTCAAGTTCTCCTTCTCAACACGAGCTCTCATTCTCACGGCGATCGGATGCGCTCTCGCGGTCCTGGTGTCGGTGCTCGCGGTGTCCGTCACCGGCGGCGCGGTCACGCGCCGGTCGGAGGTGCGGCTGCTGCGCTCCCAGAACAGGGAGCTGGCCGCGGTGAACGAGCGGCTGGCGCAGACCATTGCCGAGGTCCAGGGCCGGCTCGACGAGTTCGAGGAGCAGGCGGCCGAGCTGGCGCTCGCGGCCGGCATGGAAACGCCGTTCGAGGGGCCGGGCCACCAGGCCGTCCCCGCCGACCGCTTCGGCGCCGGCGGTGGCTACGATCGGGTGCCCGAGACCCCGGAGGTGCTCAGGATCCAGGGAGACTGGATCGCGAGCCAGCTCGAGGAGGTCGAGAAGGCGCTGGCCCACCGCGAGCAGGTGTGGTCGGCGACGCCGTCGATCGCGCCCGTGATGGGGCTGATGACTGATGGTTACGGCGGGCGGCGCGACCCGGTCAACGGGCGGCACGCCTTCCATCGTGGCCTCGACATCTCGGCCCGGCGCGGCACGCCGGTCATCGCGCCGGCGGACGGGGTGGTCGTCTTCACGGGTCGCGACGGGGACCTCGGCAGGACGATCCGGATCGCGCACGGGCTCGGCTACGTCACGGTGTACGGCCATCTCGACAGCATCAGCGTCGACCCCGGGGAAGAGGTCCGGCGCGGCGATACGATCGGGGCGGTCGGAAGCACCGGCCGTTCGACCGGCCCTCACCTGCACTACGAGGTCCACGAGAGCGGCGAGGCGGTCAACCCCCTGTACTACATCCTCGACGCGTTCTGA
- the gmd gene encoding GDP-mannose 4,6-dehydratase — MRTALITGVTGQDGSYLAELLLAKGYQVHGVVRRASTFNRGRIDHLRADPATRDRFFLHYGDLGDPESLTSVVDAVRPQEVYNLAAQSHVGISFTMPTYTGDVTAIGTVRLLEAVRRKVPEARLYQASSSELFGKAEETPQNERTPFHPRSPYAVAKLYSFWAAVNFREAYGMFAANGILFNHESPRRGENFVTRKITRAVAEITRGQRERVTLGNLEARRDWGYAGDFVDAMWRILAAEKPDDFVIGTGETHSVRELCEAAFAEVGIELEWEGGGGAEVGRERGAGTVRVAVDPKYYRPAEVDELQADAAKARRVLGWTPTVAFPELVRMMVRSDLAEVKRP; from the coding sequence ATGCGCACAGCCTTGATCACCGGCGTCACGGGGCAGGACGGCTCGTACCTCGCCGAGCTCCTGCTCGCCAAGGGCTACCAGGTGCACGGAGTGGTGCGCCGGGCCTCCACCTTCAACCGCGGCCGGATCGACCACCTGCGGGCCGACCCGGCGACGCGCGACCGCTTCTTCCTGCACTACGGCGACCTCGGCGACCCCGAGTCGCTGACCAGCGTGGTCGACGCGGTGCGCCCGCAGGAGGTCTACAACCTGGCGGCCCAGTCGCACGTCGGGATCTCGTTCACGATGCCGACCTACACCGGCGACGTCACCGCGATCGGGACCGTGCGACTGCTCGAGGCGGTGCGGCGGAAGGTGCCGGAGGCCCGTCTCTACCAGGCGTCGTCGTCCGAGCTGTTCGGGAAGGCCGAGGAGACGCCGCAGAACGAGCGGACGCCGTTCCACCCCCGCTCGCCCTACGCGGTGGCCAAGCTCTACTCCTTCTGGGCCGCCGTGAACTTCCGCGAAGCGTACGGGATGTTCGCCGCCAACGGCATCCTCTTCAACCACGAGTCGCCGCGGCGGGGCGAGAACTTCGTGACCCGCAAGATCACTCGCGCGGTGGCCGAGATCACCAGGGGCCAGCGCGAGCGGGTCACCCTCGGCAACCTCGAGGCGCGGCGCGACTGGGGGTACGCCGGCGACTTCGTGGACGCGATGTGGCGGATCCTCGCCGCCGAGAAGCCCGACGACTTCGTCATCGGGACCGGTGAGACCCACTCGGTGCGGGAGCTCTGCGAGGCGGCCTTCGCCGAGGTCGGGATCGAGCTCGAGTGGGAGGGGGGCGGCGGCGCCGAGGTCGGGCGCGAGCGCGGCGCGGGCACCGTGCGGGTGGCGGTGGACCCGAAGTACTACCGGCCGGCCGAGGTCGACGAGCTCCAGGCCGACGCCGCGAAGGCCCGGAGGGTGCTCGGATGGACACCGACGGTGGCCTTCCCCGAGCTGGTGCGGATGATGGTGCGGAGCGATCTCGCAGAAGTGAAGCGGCCGTAA
- the secA gene encoding preprotein translocase subunit SecA produces the protein MNLIEKGIEIVFGSKHERDLKRMAPVVDSVNRLEPELQALGDDELRARFRAIRDRVRSATAELPEEARPRSELVQRVLDAELAEVFGLVREASKRTTGMRHFDVQLVGGIVLHEGRIAEMKTGEGKTLVATLAVALNALPGRGVHVVTVNDYLARRDAEWMGRIYQFLGLSVGCIQNQMNDVERRAAYESDITYGTNNEFGFDYLRDNMKFTLDRMVQRGHVYAIVDEVDSILVDEARTPLIISGPSEISVDLYYKVDAIIPKLSRGEEVEDKHGNKEITGDFLVDEKAHTASLTEQGMARVEKLLGVVNLWDPSQTEILHAVNQGLRAHSLFERDRDYIVKDGEVIIVDEFTGRLMAGRRWSDGLHQAVEAKEKVKIQSENQTLATITLQNYFRMYDKLAGMTGTAETEAEEFQKIYGLDVAVIPTNEPMVRADHPDVVYKTEQEKFRAVIEEIRDCHQRGQPVLVGTVSIEKSERLSKLLQRQKIRHVVLNAKYHEREAEIVAQAGRKGAVTIATNMAGRGTDIVLGGNPEGLARIEANPAQDPEAHRQAVARFREVCAAEKQEVLGAGGLRIVGTERHEARRIDNQLRGRSGRQGDPGASRFFLSLEDDLMRIFAADWVRKMMDRLGMEEDVPIESKMVSKSIARAQKQVEGRNFEVRKHLLEYDDVMNKQREAVYRLRRRILEGVEGRDYILRVVDDIVGGLIDRCCPEQADPGDWDSATLGNEYRSYFGIAVDSLGVDWGTVNRPDLEQRLLDGAKETYLARVERFGAAEFERLERFLLLDTVDRQWKDHLLALDHLREGIGLRAYGQRNPLVEYKRESYALFEEMWERIEDHVVKFLYHAEPVQDYQQKRRVQPVLSHHPEAAGLAESHRQQEQAANTPVGGPSRPATVRRTQPKVGRNDPCPCGSGKKYKRCCGIASEAGR, from the coding sequence ATGAACCTGATCGAAAAGGGCATCGAGATCGTCTTCGGGTCGAAGCACGAACGCGACCTCAAGCGGATGGCGCCGGTCGTCGACTCTGTCAACCGGCTGGAGCCCGAGCTCCAGGCGCTCGGCGACGACGAGCTGCGCGCTCGCTTCCGCGCGATCCGGGACCGGGTCCGGAGCGCGACGGCCGAGCTGCCGGAAGAGGCGAGGCCGCGCAGCGAGCTCGTGCAGCGGGTCCTGGACGCCGAGCTGGCCGAGGTGTTCGGGCTGGTCCGCGAGGCGTCGAAGCGGACCACCGGGATGCGTCACTTCGACGTCCAGCTGGTTGGCGGGATCGTGCTCCACGAGGGCCGGATCGCCGAGATGAAGACCGGTGAGGGCAAGACCCTGGTGGCGACCCTGGCGGTGGCGCTCAACGCGCTGCCCGGCCGGGGGGTCCACGTGGTCACGGTCAACGACTACCTGGCGCGCCGCGACGCCGAGTGGATGGGGAGGATCTACCAGTTCCTCGGGCTGTCGGTCGGGTGCATCCAGAACCAGATGAACGACGTCGAGCGGCGGGCGGCCTACGAGTCGGACATCACCTACGGCACCAACAACGAGTTCGGCTTCGACTACCTGCGCGACAACATGAAGTTCACGCTCGACCGGATGGTCCAGCGGGGGCACGTCTACGCGATCGTCGACGAGGTCGACTCGATCCTGGTCGACGAGGCCCGGACGCCGCTCATCATCTCCGGCCCGTCCGAGATCTCGGTCGACCTCTACTACAAGGTCGACGCCATCATCCCCAAGCTGTCGAGGGGCGAGGAGGTGGAGGACAAGCACGGCAACAAGGAGATCACCGGCGACTTCCTGGTCGACGAGAAGGCCCACACCGCCAGCCTCACCGAGCAGGGCATGGCCCGGGTCGAGAAGCTGCTGGGCGTGGTCAACCTGTGGGACCCGTCGCAGACCGAGATCCTGCACGCGGTCAACCAGGGGCTGCGCGCGCACTCGCTGTTCGAGCGGGACCGCGACTACATCGTGAAGGACGGCGAGGTCATCATCGTCGACGAGTTCACCGGCCGGCTGATGGCCGGGCGGCGTTGGTCCGACGGGCTGCACCAGGCGGTCGAGGCCAAGGAGAAGGTGAAGATCCAGTCCGAGAACCAGACCCTGGCCACGATCACCCTGCAGAACTACTTCCGGATGTATGACAAGCTCGCCGGGATGACCGGCACGGCCGAGACCGAGGCCGAGGAGTTCCAGAAGATCTACGGCCTCGATGTCGCGGTGATCCCCACCAACGAGCCGATGGTCCGCGCCGACCACCCCGACGTCGTGTACAAGACCGAGCAGGAGAAGTTCCGGGCGGTGATCGAGGAGATCCGGGACTGCCATCAGAGGGGGCAGCCGGTGCTGGTCGGCACGGTCTCGATCGAGAAGTCGGAGCGGCTGTCCAAGCTGCTGCAGCGTCAGAAGATCCGGCATGTGGTCCTGAACGCCAAGTACCACGAGCGAGAGGCCGAGATCGTGGCGCAGGCGGGGCGCAAGGGGGCGGTCACGATCGCCACCAACATGGCCGGCCGCGGCACTGACATCGTGCTCGGCGGCAACCCCGAGGGGCTGGCGAGGATCGAGGCGAACCCGGCGCAGGACCCGGAGGCGCACCGGCAGGCGGTCGCGCGCTTCCGGGAGGTCTGCGCGGCCGAGAAGCAGGAGGTGCTCGGCGCCGGCGGGCTGCGCATCGTCGGCACCGAGCGGCACGAGGCGCGGCGCATCGACAATCAGCTCCGGGGCCGGTCGGGGCGGCAGGGCGATCCCGGGGCGTCGCGGTTCTTCCTGTCCCTCGAGGACGACCTGATGCGGATCTTCGCCGCCGACTGGGTCCGCAAGATGATGGACCGGCTCGGGATGGAGGAGGATGTCCCGATCGAGTCGAAGATGGTCTCCAAGTCGATCGCTCGCGCCCAGAAGCAGGTGGAGGGCCGCAACTTCGAGGTCCGCAAGCACCTGCTCGAGTACGACGATGTGATGAACAAGCAGCGCGAGGCGGTCTACCGGCTGCGCCGGCGCATCCTCGAGGGCGTCGAGGGGCGCGACTACATCCTCCGCGTCGTCGACGACATCGTCGGCGGCCTGATCGATCGCTGCTGCCCCGAGCAGGCCGACCCCGGCGACTGGGACAGCGCAACGCTCGGCAACGAGTACCGGTCGTACTTCGGGATCGCCGTCGACAGCCTCGGCGTCGACTGGGGCACGGTCAACCGTCCCGACCTCGAGCAGCGGCTCCTCGACGGGGCGAAGGAGACCTACCTGGCGCGGGTCGAGCGGTTCGGCGCCGCGGAGTTCGAGCGCCTCGAGCGGTTCCTGCTGCTCGACACCGTCGACCGCCAGTGGAAGGACCACCTGCTCGCCCTCGACCACCTCCGCGAGGGGATCGGGCTGCGCGCCTACGGCCAGCGCAACCCGCTGGTGGAGTACAAGCGGGAGTCGTACGCCCTGTTCGAGGAGATGTGGGAGCGCATCGAGGATCACGTCGTCAAGTTCCTGTACCACGCCGAACCGGTTCAGGACTACCAACAGAAGCGACGCGTCCAGCCGGTGCTGTCCCACCATCCCGAAGCAGCCGGCCTCGCCGAATCGCACCGCCAGCAGGAGCAGGCGGCCAACACCCCGGTCGGCGGCCCGTCGCGGCCGGCGACCGTGCGGCGGACCCAGCCCAAGGTCGGGCGCAACGACCCTTGCCCCTGCGGCTCGGGCAAGAAGTACAAGCGTTGCTGTGGAATCGCCTCTGAGGCGGGGAGGTAG
- a CDS encoding OmpA family protein: protein MRKSLVPAVVLLVVVGVALTGCATKKFVNEQVAASEKVTATKIGEVQTSVEANQKAVSDLQAKDADLQKQISTLSDTAKDALKRAEEAGVLAKGDFLWETVLTDENVKFGFNKAELSPEAKAALDAFAAKVKADNKNVYVEIQGHTDNVGSEKVNLKLGYDRAESVMHYLQMQHGFPLHRMNVTSYGEYKPIVDNATKEGRAQNRRVAIVVLQ, encoded by the coding sequence ATGCGGAAGAGTCTCGTCCCGGCGGTCGTTCTCCTGGTGGTTGTCGGCGTGGCCCTCACCGGTTGTGCGACCAAGAAGTTCGTCAACGAGCAGGTTGCGGCATCCGAGAAGGTGACTGCGACAAAGATCGGCGAGGTCCAGACCTCGGTCGAGGCCAACCAGAAGGCGGTCTCCGACCTGCAGGCCAAGGACGCGGATCTGCAGAAGCAGATCAGCACGTTGTCCGACACCGCCAAGGACGCGCTCAAGCGCGCCGAGGAGGCCGGTGTCCTCGCCAAGGGCGATTTCCTGTGGGAGACGGTGCTGACTGACGAGAACGTCAAGTTCGGCTTCAACAAGGCCGAGCTTTCGCCCGAGGCCAAGGCGGCGCTGGATGCGTTCGCTGCCAAGGTCAAGGCTGACAACAAGAATGTCTACGTCGAGATCCAGGGCCACACCGACAACGTCGGCTCTGAGAAGGTCAACCTGAAGCTCGGCTACGATCGCGCCGAGTCGGTGATGCACTACCTCCAGATGCAGCACGGCTTCCCGCTGCACCGGATGAACGTGACCTCGTACGGCGAGTACAAGCCGATCGTCGACAACGCCACCAAGGAAGGCCGCGCCCAGAATCGGCGCGTCGCCATCGTCGTTCTCCAGTAA
- the guaB gene encoding IMP dehydrogenase yields the protein MASDLPVGLTFDDVLLIPTRSEVHPNQVDVATRLTRGISLQLPIASAAMDTVTESGMAIAMAQHGGIGVIHKNMAVERQAEQVDRVKRSESGMIVDPVTIRPDRLVRDSLEVMATYKISGLPVVDEHGQLKGILTNRDLRFCTEFDRPIADFMTKDDLVTAPVGTTLDEAKSLLHKHRIEKLLVVDAEGTLKGLITVKDIKKAQEYPSASKDELGRLRVAAAVGVGGDLADRCAALIERKVDVLCLDSSHAHSRGVLEAARRIKQDFPGVPLIVGNIATPQAAEDLISLGVDAIKVGIGPGSICTTRVVTGAGMPQVTAITGCAAVAHRHSVPVIADGGIRYSGDITKALAAGADMVMIGSLFAGVEESPGEQILYQGRTFKAYRGMGSLGAMKGADSSRDRYFQEGEDLAKLVPEGIEGMVAYKGPLAGQLTQLVGGLRAGMGLAGCASIAELHTKSRFIRVTAAGLKESHAHDVVITKEAPNYRTDR from the coding sequence ATGGCGAGCGACCTGCCGGTCGGACTGACGTTCGACGACGTTCTGTTGATCCCGACGCGCTCCGAGGTGCACCCCAACCAGGTGGACGTGGCGACGCGGCTGACCCGCGGCATCAGCCTCCAGCTCCCGATCGCATCGGCCGCCATGGACACCGTGACCGAGTCGGGGATGGCGATTGCCATGGCCCAGCACGGCGGCATCGGCGTGATCCACAAGAACATGGCCGTCGAGCGGCAGGCCGAGCAGGTGGACCGGGTGAAACGCTCCGAGTCGGGGATGATCGTCGATCCGGTCACCATCCGCCCGGACCGGCTGGTGCGCGACTCGCTCGAGGTGATGGCGACCTACAAGATCTCCGGCCTGCCCGTGGTCGACGAGCACGGCCAGCTGAAGGGGATCCTGACCAACCGGGACCTCAGGTTCTGCACCGAGTTCGACCGGCCGATCGCGGACTTCATGACCAAGGACGACCTGGTGACCGCTCCTGTCGGCACCACCCTCGACGAGGCCAAGTCCCTGCTCCACAAACACCGGATCGAGAAGCTGCTGGTGGTCGACGCCGAGGGGACCCTCAAGGGCCTGATCACGGTCAAGGACATCAAGAAGGCCCAGGAGTACCCGAGCGCGAGCAAGGACGAGCTCGGCCGGCTCAGGGTCGCGGCCGCGGTGGGTGTCGGCGGCGACCTCGCCGACCGCTGCGCGGCCCTCATCGAGCGCAAGGTCGACGTGCTCTGCCTGGACTCGTCGCACGCGCACTCGCGGGGCGTGCTCGAGGCGGCGCGCAGGATCAAGCAGGACTTTCCGGGCGTGCCCCTGATCGTCGGCAACATCGCCACGCCGCAGGCCGCGGAGGACCTCATCTCGCTCGGCGTCGACGCGATCAAGGTGGGCATCGGGCCCGGCTCCATCTGCACGACGCGGGTCGTGACCGGTGCGGGCATGCCGCAGGTCACCGCCATCACCGGCTGCGCGGCTGTCGCGCACCGGCACTCGGTGCCGGTGATCGCCGACGGCGGCATCCGCTACTCCGGCGACATCACCAAGGCGCTGGCGGCGGGCGCGGACATGGTGATGATCGGCTCGCTGTTCGCCGGCGTCGAGGAGTCGCCGGGCGAGCAGATCCTCTACCAGGGCCGCACCTTCAAGGCCTATCGCGGCATGGGCTCGCTGGGCGCCATGAAGGGGGCGGACAGCTCCCGCGACCGCTACTTCCAGGAGGGGGAGGACCTCGCCAAGCTGGTGCCGGAGGGGATCGAGGGCATGGTCGCGTACAAGGGGCCGCTCGCGGGGCAGCTCACCCAGCTGGTGGGGGGCCTGCGCGCCGGTATGGGGCTGGCGGGTTGCGCCTCCATCGCCGAGCTCCACACCAAGTCCCGGTTCATCCGGGTGACTGCGGCCGGCCTCAAGGAGTCGCACGCGCACGACGTGGTGATCACCAAGGAAGCGCCGAACTACCGCACCGACAGGTAG